A single window of Danio rerio strain Tuebingen ecotype United States chromosome 15, GRCz12tu, whole genome shotgun sequence DNA harbors:
- the rrp8 gene encoding ribosomal RNA-processing protein 8, whose translation MFAEEDWTDSPSLNGSPLSAKLSPASGKKKAVGKQSLLRTLQTLGSVPDWEVGKAVEEDSDEEKDASAAVKKPKKKRCKKRKRKSNADNEEKQMGEEDSEAPVKKKKTTTKPVKKTKRSVVSEEPKKDDNAVRAQLEKNESQTEKKLSRQQWKNKMKNKRKSKNKYLQKQTSDDTSPKKETLVQTQQIKEFKNPLKPDRTSKKTSKKINKIIEKNASSIGDNAGTCTDSKTDKTIFTETIKVDDSLNNSYNTSQEIGETDKHAKKTKKLQAEKLRRILKSKSSRTDSDKVTETPKDAAVDLKGVEDQTAPLDPSTALRLKMEKQLEAARFRFINEQLYTSTSAAAKRMFQQDPDAITIYHKGYTTQVQHWPTNPVDSIISYICQKPASLVVADFGCGDCKIARSVKNKVHSFDLAPVCELATACDMAKVPLGDSTVNIAVFCLSLMGTNLGDFLAEANRVLVMGGVLKIAEVASRFENVHSFVRALSNMGFKIVNKDTENSHFFSFEFIKTRKAPENAKKFGLQLKPCLYKKR comes from the exons ATGTTTGCTGAAGAGGACTGGACTGATTCTCCATCACTAAATGGATCCCCTCTGTCTGCTAAATTGTCTCCTGCATCTGGCAAG AAAAAAGCTGTGGGTAAACAAAGCCTTTTGAGAACCTTGCAAACACTGGGTTCAGTTCCAGACTGGGAAGTTGGGAAAGCTGTCGAGGAGGATAGCGACGAGGAGAAAGATGCGTCCGCTGCAGTCAAGAAACCAAAAAAGAAAAGGTGCAAAAAGCGTAAAAGAAAATCTAACGCTGATAATGAAGAGAAGCAGATGGGGGAAGAGGATTCTGAAGCACCAGTAAAGAAGAAAAAGACAACGACAAAACCAGTGAAGAAAACAAAAA GATCAGTGGTGTCAGAAGAGCCCAAAAAAGATGACAACGCAGTCAGAGCTCAGTTGGAGAAAAACGAAAGTCAGACAGAGAAAAAGCTGAGCAGACAGCAGTGGAAGAACAAGATGAAGAACAAAAGAAAGAGTAAAAACAAATATCTTCAGAAACAAACAAGTGATGATACCAGTCCAAAGAAGGAAACTTTAGTTCAAACACAGCAAATCAAAGAATTCAAGAACCCCCTGAAACCTGACAGGACATCCAAAAAAACGtccaaaaaaattaataagatAATTGAAAAGAATGCCTCCTCCATCGGGGACAATGCTGGGACTTGCACAGACTCTAAAACTGATAAAACAATCTTCACAGAAACTATAAAAGTTGACGACTCCCTAAACAACAGCTACAACACTTCACAAGAAATAGGAGAAAccgacaaacatgcaaaaaagacaaaaaagttaCAGGCAGAGAAACTGCGTCGTATTTTGAAGTCAAAGTCAAGTCGTACTGATAGTGATAAAGTCACTGAGACCCCAAAAGATGCAGCAGTGGATTTGAAGGGTGTTGAAGATCAAACGGCTCCTCTTGATCCCTCCACTGCTTTAAGGTTAAAGATGGAGAAACAGTTAGAAGCTGCTCGCTTTCGCTTCATCAATGAGCAGCTTTACACTTCCACCAGCGCTGCGGCCAAACGCATGTTTCAGCAGGATCCAGACGCCATCACCATTTATCATAAGGGGTACACAACACAGGTTCAACACTGGCCCACAAACCCTGTGGATTCCATCATCTCCTATATTTGTCAAAA ACCAGCTTCTTTAGTTGTGGCAGACTTCGGTTGTGGAGACTGTAAAATTGCCCGGAGTGTCAAAAACAAAGTACATTCTTTTGATCTGGCTCCGGTTTGTGAACTTGCCACTGCTTGTGACATGGCCAAA GTTCCTCTTGGTGATTCTACTGTGAATATTGCTGTTTTCTGTCTTTCTCTGATGGGGACGAATCTGGGAGACTTTTTGGCAGAAGCAAACAGAGTCCTGGTGATGGG CGGGGTTCTTAAAATAGCTGAAGTGGCCAGTagatttgaaaatgtgcattcatTTGTTCGTGCATTGTCAAATATGGGCTTCAAGATCGTCAACAAG GACACTGAAAACAGCCACTTCTTCTCCTTC